A portion of the Eubacterium maltosivorans genome contains these proteins:
- the eutJ gene encoding ethanolamine utilization protein EutJ, translated as MDWKSGNDTILEFNELIRAKRANPYQGNLKVGVDLGTANIVVAVVDENNRPVAGATQGAHVVRDGIVVDYLGAVNIVRTLKAEVEKIIGVDLTYANAATAIPPGIMDGNTKIISNVVDSADFTVTNVVDEPTAAATVLGIQNGAVVDVGGGTTGISILKNGEVIFTADEATGGTHMSLVIAGAYHISFEEAEEMKKHEDQRKIFPVIKPVVEKMASIVHRFIQGYDVDTIYVVGGACVFDKFEQVFEKEIGIKTVKPVEPLLVTPLGIAFNCQR; from the coding sequence ATGGACTGGAAGAGCGGTAATGACACAATACTAGAGTTTAACGAACTGATCAGAGCCAAAAGAGCAAACCCATATCAGGGAAACCTGAAGGTTGGCGTCGACCTCGGTACAGCCAACATCGTTGTAGCTGTTGTTGACGAAAATAACCGTCCGGTAGCAGGTGCTACCCAGGGCGCTCACGTTGTAAGAGACGGGATTGTCGTGGATTACCTCGGGGCGGTGAACATCGTCAGAACATTGAAAGCCGAAGTCGAAAAAATTATTGGCGTTGATCTAACGTATGCCAATGCCGCAACCGCTATCCCACCTGGAATTATGGATGGAAACACTAAAATTATTTCCAATGTTGTGGATTCAGCTGATTTTACCGTTACCAACGTAGTCGACGAACCGACGGCTGCCGCAACCGTTTTGGGGATCCAGAACGGCGCTGTTGTAGACGTTGGGGGTGGTACGACGGGCATCAGTATTCTGAAAAATGGCGAGGTCATTTTTACAGCCGATGAAGCAACAGGCGGGACTCATATGAGTCTTGTCATCGCAGGCGCTTATCATATCAGCTTTGAAGAAGCGGAAGAAATGAAAAAGCATGAAGACCAGCGAAAGATATTTCCAGTCATTAAACCAGTTGTGGAAAAGATGGCGTCAATTGTCCATCGTTTTATCCAGGGCTATGATGTCGACACCATTTATGTGGTCGGCGGGGCCTGTGTTTTTGATAAATTTGAACAGGTTTTTGAAAAAGAAATCGGCATCAAAACAGTAAAACCCGTAGAACCTTTGTTGGTAACTCCTTTAGGGATAGCCTTTAATTGTCAAAGGTAA
- the pduL gene encoding phosphate propanoyltransferase has translation MNDIERKVIEEIVINTVKKLMAEKDAPNRVPLGVSNKHLHLTQEHVEILFGKGHQLTNMKDVKQPGQFACEECVKIIGPKGEFPKVRVLGPARNETQIELSMTDARTLGVNVPIRESGKLEGTPGLILEGPCGRVELDHGAIAALRHIHMTPDIAEQLGLKDGDCVGVESSGLRPTLFRDVLVRVSPKYAYEMHIDTDEANAAGLKNNDILKIVKKQEK, from the coding sequence ATGAATGATATTGAAAGAAAAGTGATTGAAGAGATTGTCATCAACACTGTCAAGAAATTAATGGCAGAAAAAGATGCTCCCAATCGCGTGCCCTTGGGCGTTTCCAATAAACATCTTCACTTGACACAGGAACATGTCGAAATTTTATTCGGCAAAGGACATCAGCTTACAAATATGAAAGATGTTAAACAGCCTGGTCAGTTTGCATGTGAAGAATGTGTAAAAATCATTGGACCCAAAGGTGAATTTCCTAAAGTTAGAGTTTTAGGACCAGCAAGAAATGAAACCCAGATTGAACTTTCAATGACCGATGCACGAACCTTAGGTGTGAATGTGCCGATTCGTGAATCCGGGAAGCTGGAAGGGACACCGGGACTTATTCTGGAAGGACCGTGCGGCCGTGTTGAACTGGATCATGGTGCCATCGCGGCACTGCGTCACATTCACATGACTCCGGACATTGCAGAACAGCTGGGACTGAAGGATGGCGATTGTGTAGGTGTAGAAAGCAGCGGGCTGCGTCCTACGCTGTTCCGCGATGTGTTGGTACGCGTGTCACCAAAATATGCTTATGAAATGCATATTGATACCGATGAAGCCAACGCCGCCGGACTGAAAAATAATGATATTTTAAAAATTGTTAAAAAGCAGGAGAAATAA
- a CDS encoding glycerol dehydratase reactivase beta/small subunit family protein, protein MNVNFEAPKPEIKVYYNKNSVNKSIVTQVLLGIEEEGLPYSLEERDNNDGVELAYKAAEVSHLGVGIGIGDSIVLHYIKLKENAPLFSVCLQDDENTLRAIGANAARLVKRMPFKDIGSAK, encoded by the coding sequence ATGAACGTGAACTTCGAAGCTCCAAAACCAGAAATAAAGGTTTATTACAATAAAAACTCTGTCAATAAAAGCATTGTCACACAGGTTTTATTAGGCATCGAAGAAGAAGGTTTACCTTATTCTCTTGAAGAACGGGACAACAATGACGGCGTTGAGCTGGCTTACAAAGCAGCTGAGGTCTCACATCTCGGTGTGGGCATCGGCATCGGCGACAGTATTGTTTTACATTACATCAAGCTGAAAGAAAACGCTCCGTTGTTTTCAGTCTGTCTTCAGGACGATGAGAATACCCTTAGAGCCATTGGCGCAAATGCGGCCAGACTTGTAAAACGAATGCCTTTTAAAGATATTGGCAGTGCTAAATAG
- a CDS encoding aldehyde dehydrogenase family protein produces the protein MNIDTTGIEYIVKKVMDQIDYAEETGAPVVDGKDGVFQTMDAAIEAAAAAQKEYMKKPLALRRQMIAAMREIMLKKENVETICAMVVEESGMGNYEHKLAKHRLATTGTPGVEDLLTEAWAGDDGCTLLELSPFGVIGAITPTTNPNETIVNNSIGMLAAGNAVVFSPHPKALKTSFLCIKLLNEAIVSVGGPRNLIVTCANPTIEAANEMMVHPKVRMLVATGGPGVVKAVLSSGKKAIGAGAGNPPALVDETADIEKAAKDIIDGCSFDNNLPCIAEKEVVVVDQVADYLIFNMKKNGAYEITDKKAIDALADLVCPEGRLSRDFVGKSAKYIAAAAGLDVPEDTRVLICETSKDHLLAVEELMMPILPIVRVANVDEGIDVAVELEHGNRHTAIMHSKNVDKLTEMAKRIQTTIFVKNGPSYAGIGFGGEGYPTFTIAGPTGEGLTSAKSFARRRRCVLVGGFDIK, from the coding sequence ATGAATATTGATACAACAGGTATTGAATATATTGTAAAAAAGGTAATGGATCAGATCGACTATGCTGAAGAAACCGGTGCTCCGGTAGTAGACGGCAAAGACGGCGTTTTCCAGACCATGGACGCTGCAATTGAAGCTGCTGCAGCTGCCCAGAAAGAGTACATGAAAAAACCATTGGCACTGCGTCGTCAGATGATTGCTGCAATGCGTGAAATCATGCTCAAAAAAGAAAATGTTGAAACAATCTGCGCGATGGTTGTTGAAGAATCTGGTATGGGTAACTATGAACACAAGTTAGCTAAACACCGTCTTGCAACAACTGGTACACCAGGCGTTGAAGATTTATTGACAGAAGCATGGGCTGGTGATGATGGCTGTACTTTGCTCGAGTTATCACCTTTTGGCGTAATCGGTGCGATTACACCGACTACAAACCCAAACGAAACCATTGTTAATAACAGTATTGGTATGTTAGCCGCCGGTAACGCGGTTGTTTTCTCACCCCATCCAAAGGCTTTGAAAACAAGCTTCTTATGCATTAAATTATTAAATGAAGCAATTGTTTCCGTCGGTGGCCCGAGAAACTTAATCGTAACCTGTGCTAATCCGACCATTGAAGCTGCTAACGAAATGATGGTTCATCCTAAAGTCAGAATGTTAGTTGCAACAGGCGGTCCTGGTGTTGTTAAAGCGGTTCTTTCCAGTGGTAAAAAAGCCATTGGCGCCGGCGCTGGTAATCCACCGGCATTGGTTGACGAAACTGCAGATATCGAAAAAGCAGCAAAAGATATTATCGACGGCTGTTCTTTCGACAATAACCTGCCATGTATTGCAGAAAAAGAAGTCGTTGTTGTTGACCAGGTAGCAGACTATCTGATTTTCAACATGAAGAAAAACGGCGCGTATGAAATCACCGACAAAAAAGCCATTGACGCTTTAGCAGATCTGGTTTGTCCTGAAGGACGTCTGAGCCGTGATTTTGTTGGTAAATCTGCTAAATACATCGCAGCGGCAGCTGGCCTTGATGTTCCTGAAGATACACGCGTATTAATCTGTGAAACTTCTAAAGATCATCTGTTAGCTGTAGAAGAACTGATGATGCCAATTCTTCCAATCGTTCGTGTTGCTAACGTTGATGAAGGTATCGATGTTGCTGTTGAACTTGAACATGGAAACAGACACACCGCTATCATGCATTCCAAAAATGTAGATAAATTAACCGAAATGGCTAAGAGAATCCAGACGACCATTTTCGTTAAAAATGGTCCTTCCTACGCTGGTATTGGTTTCGGTGGTGAAGGTTATCCGACATTCACGATTGCAGGCCCGACCGGTGAAGGCTTAACATCTGCTAAATCCTTCGCAAGAAGAAGAAGATGTGTGCTCGTTGGGGGATTCGATATTAAATAA
- a CDS encoding EutN/CcmL family microcompartment protein, with protein sequence MHLAKVVGNVVSTQKDSNLVGCKLLIIKKINENGEFEKYSSQSTAIAVDSVGAGIGETVIVTTGSTARYVYGDKLAPLDMTIVGIVDEIQIV encoded by the coding sequence ATGCATTTAGCAAAAGTAGTTGGTAATGTGGTTTCAACCCAGAAGGATTCAAACCTTGTGGGCTGCAAGCTTTTAATTATCAAAAAAATCAATGAAAACGGGGAGTTTGAAAAATACTCCAGCCAGTCCACTGCCATTGCGGTCGATTCTGTCGGCGCGGGTATTGGCGAAACCGTCATTGTAACGACCGGTAGTACGGCCCGTTATGTTTACGGTGACAAGCTGGCACCGCTTGATATGACTATCGTTGGAATTGTTGACGAAATTCAAATTGTTTAG
- a CDS encoding BMC domain-containing protein, translated as MRQALGLIEAIGLATAIEATDAAVKSANVELLGLESAKGDGMHTIKVVGDVGAVKAAVEAATAACAKGRGVFSTKVIARPADGLGPMIYNNQTMGFDPEQDRDRMELDSYWVFNKYDQKKPTTAVEKTLAPISEEQDEAVEEQPTEEE; from the coding sequence TTGAGACAAGCATTAGGGTTGATTGAAGCGATTGGGCTGGCAACAGCCATTGAAGCCACTGATGCTGCTGTGAAATCAGCAAATGTCGAGTTGCTTGGACTGGAATCCGCTAAAGGCGACGGAATGCATACCATTAAAGTCGTTGGCGATGTGGGCGCGGTTAAGGCTGCTGTCGAAGCGGCAACTGCTGCCTGTGCCAAAGGACGCGGCGTCTTTAGTACCAAAGTGATTGCACGGCCGGCCGATGGGCTGGGTCCGATGATCTATAACAACCAGACAATGGGCTTTGATCCGGAACAGGATCGCGATCGGATGGAACTGGATTCTTACTGGGTTTTTAACAAGTATGACCAGAAAAAACCGACAACCGCCGTGGAAAAAACACTGGCGCCTATTTCTGAAGAACAAGATGAAGCAGTCGAAGAACAACCGACAGAAGAAGAATAA
- a CDS encoding diol dehydratase reactivase subunit alpha, with the protein MIIAGIDIGNASTETALARYTDGKPEFLSSGIVSTTGMKGTRQNIHGVFASLKQALEKANLTVDNVDLIRINEAAPVIGDVAMETITETIITESTMIGHNPSTPGGLGTGVGVTVNIREINNVKKGDSVIVIIPREVDFESSSSIINQAVANGIFVNGAIVQRDDGVLINNRLNKPIPIVDEVSLIDKVPLGMRAAVEVAAPGAVVEQLSNPYGIATVFDLSSDETKQVVPVSRALIGNRSAVVIKTPAGDVKERKIPAGKIIIQGEHKKAEVNVDEGAEIIMDAIRSVAPVEDVKGEAGTNAGGMLEKVRQVMSNLTEQNPQNIKIQDLLAVDTFVPQSVKGGMADEFSMENAVGIAAMVKADKLQMNMIAEVLEKELNVKVEVGGVEADMAIRGALTTPGSNKPLAIIDMGAGSTDAAIINRAGEIHSIHLAGAGNMVTMLIGSELGFEDSGLAEDIKKYPLAKVESLFHIRHEDGTVQFFDEPLDPRSFARVVILTPSGMVPIPGNHSLERIRTVRREAKTKVFVMNAIRSLERVSPTGNVRDIEFVTLVGGSALDFEIPQLVTDALSKFSIVAGRANIRSVEGPRNAVATGLVLAYGEGE; encoded by the coding sequence AGGTATAGATATTGGTAATGCAAGTACCGAAACGGCACTTGCCCGATATACTGACGGAAAACCTGAGTTCCTGAGCAGTGGCATCGTTAGTACCACTGGTATGAAAGGGACACGTCAAAACATTCATGGAGTGTTCGCCTCTCTAAAACAAGCCCTAGAAAAAGCAAATCTAACTGTTGATAATGTTGATTTAATTAGAATCAATGAAGCCGCTCCAGTTATTGGTGATGTGGCTATGGAAACTATTACTGAGACAATTATTACAGAATCAACCATGATCGGTCACAATCCTTCCACACCGGGAGGATTGGGGACCGGCGTTGGTGTTACTGTAAACATAAGGGAAATTAATAATGTTAAAAAAGGCGACTCGGTTATTGTCATCATTCCGCGCGAAGTTGACTTCGAGAGTTCCTCCAGCATTATTAATCAGGCCGTTGCAAACGGCATTTTTGTAAATGGTGCCATTGTCCAGCGTGATGATGGCGTTTTAATTAATAACCGTTTGAATAAACCGATCCCGATTGTCGATGAAGTTTCTTTAATTGATAAGGTTCCGCTAGGAATGCGTGCTGCTGTAGAAGTAGCGGCCCCAGGAGCCGTTGTTGAACAATTATCCAATCCTTATGGGATTGCAACAGTCTTCGATTTATCCTCAGATGAAACCAAACAGGTTGTTCCTGTATCAAGAGCCTTGATCGGGAACCGTTCTGCCGTTGTCATCAAAACGCCAGCAGGGGACGTTAAAGAACGTAAAATCCCAGCCGGTAAAATCATTATCCAGGGCGAACATAAAAAAGCCGAAGTTAATGTTGATGAAGGTGCGGAAATCATCATGGATGCAATCCGGAGCGTTGCGCCTGTCGAAGATGTTAAGGGAGAAGCCGGAACAAACGCCGGCGGTATGCTCGAAAAGGTAAGACAGGTTATGTCAAACCTGACCGAACAGAATCCTCAGAACATTAAAATTCAGGATTTATTAGCTGTCGACACCTTTGTGCCTCAGAGCGTAAAGGGTGGTATGGCCGACGAATTTTCCATGGAAAACGCCGTTGGTATCGCCGCGATGGTTAAGGCTGATAAATTACAGATGAACATGATTGCTGAAGTTCTTGAAAAAGAACTGAACGTTAAGGTTGAAGTCGGCGGTGTTGAAGCTGACATGGCGATCCGCGGTGCGTTAACCACCCCGGGGAGCAATAAGCCGCTCGCGATCATTGACATGGGCGCAGGATCGACAGATGCTGCTATTATTAACAGGGCTGGCGAAATACATTCTATCCATCTGGCAGGCGCTGGTAACATGGTCACCATGCTTATCGGTTCAGAACTTGGTTTCGAAGACTCAGGTCTGGCAGAAGATATTAAAAAATATCCTTTAGCAAAGGTAGAAAGCTTATTCCATATTCGTCATGAAGATGGAACTGTTCAATTTTTTGATGAACCATTAGATCCGAGATCATTTGCACGTGTCGTTATTCTGACACCAAGTGGCATGGTTCCGATTCCGGGCAACCATTCGCTGGAAAGAATCCGTACAGTGCGCCGAGAAGCAAAAACCAAAGTTTTTGTTATGAACGCGATTCGTTCATTGGAACGGGTCAGCCCGACCGGTAATGTGAGAGACATTGAGTTTGTTACATTGGTCGGCGGCTCCGCACTCGACTTCGAGATTCCGCAGCTGGTAACGGATGCTTTATCAAAATTCAGTATTGTAGCAGGTAGAGCAAATATAAGAAGTGTAGAAGGTCCAAGAAACGCAGTTGCCACCGGTTTAGTACTTGCGTACGGCGAAGGTGAATAA
- a CDS encoding flavoprotein: protein MDLKDLINSEAFMDAFIQKVVEEVIKRIKNKPKTALVVFSGAAIGFKQAMDSLVKLKNDGWQLKVFLSDEAMHVFTPSYIQETLGLDTIYNSGSKVAQKELYGEVDQIIIAATTVNTAAKIAHGICDNEMLTLINHGIMAGTPVVCAINGACPDDSVRAQLGMGKSPQGYRELLRNNLKALKSFGIKLVSSDELYDGCVGKDSCKDALQSSACAAPEQTAKESDPFEPDDGMIVKRIISRGDVLLHRNSKVIKVPADAIITEYAKEAIATLGLHVEKI from the coding sequence TTGGACTTAAAAGATTTGATTAACAGTGAAGCCTTCATGGACGCTTTTATCCAGAAGGTTGTCGAAGAAGTCATCAAAAGAATAAAAAATAAACCTAAAACGGCGCTGGTTGTTTTTTCCGGCGCGGCAATCGGGTTTAAACAGGCAATGGATTCACTGGTCAAGTTAAAAAATGATGGTTGGCAATTAAAGGTTTTCCTTTCGGATGAGGCGATGCACGTATTCACTCCGAGCTATATACAGGAAACCTTAGGCTTAGACACCATTTATAACAGTGGTTCCAAGGTAGCCCAGAAAGAACTTTACGGTGAAGTTGATCAAATCATTATTGCAGCGACAACTGTTAATACCGCGGCAAAAATTGCTCATGGTATTTGTGATAATGAAATGCTCACCCTCATCAACCACGGAATTATGGCCGGAACACCAGTTGTCTGCGCGATCAATGGCGCCTGTCCGGATGACAGTGTCAGAGCACAGCTGGGTATGGGAAAATCCCCACAAGGCTACCGTGAGTTACTGAGAAATAACCTCAAGGCTCTAAAAAGCTTTGGAATCAAGCTGGTCAGCTCAGATGAGCTGTATGACGGCTGTGTTGGAAAAGACAGCTGCAAGGACGCGCTTCAGAGCAGCGCCTGTGCAGCGCCTGAACAGACAGCCAAGGAATCCGATCCCTTTGAACCGGATGATGGAATGATTGTAAAACGTATCATCAGCCGCGGCGATGTCTTGTTACACCGCAACAGCAAAGTGATCAAAGTGCCTGCGGACGCTATCATTACAGAATATGCTAAGGAAGCAATCGCTACCCTTGGTCTTCATGTAGAAAAGATATAG
- a CDS encoding cob(I)yrinic acid a,c-diamide adenosyltransferase, which yields MPNVYTRGGDKGETGLFGGNRTPKDDIRVEAYGTMDEANSAIGLAYSLSEDNDIREILHHLQERIFVLGAELASDEKGKAMLKDGISQADIDFMEEKLDYYLSVIGPQKSFIVPGKNPVSSALHLARTVVRRGERRIVEYTHKDPDVRPELVKFANRLSDLLFVLARTEEYNEMVKEVVRRVVEKIKMAEAPSEEAPEEEKKKDFSLLTTAKRMGAAARVKAEEMGVPIVFSVVDAGGNLTYFERMEDSLLASMDISVNKAYTANALKMSTDKVTDLAKEDGALFGIQFTNEGRIVTFGGGYPLVVEGKVVGGIGVSGGTADQDMAIAQSALAIL from the coding sequence ATGCCAAATGTCTATACAAGAGGCGGTGACAAAGGTGAAACCGGTTTGTTCGGCGGTAATCGTACGCCTAAAGATGATATTCGGGTAGAAGCTTACGGTACAATGGATGAAGCTAATTCAGCCATTGGCCTGGCCTATTCTTTATCTGAAGACAATGACATCCGCGAAATCCTCCACCATTTACAAGAAAGAATTTTCGTTTTAGGTGCGGAACTCGCCAGTGATGAAAAGGGCAAAGCAATGTTAAAGGATGGGATTTCCCAGGCGGACATTGACTTTATGGAAGAAAAACTCGACTATTACCTTTCCGTTATCGGCCCGCAAAAATCGTTTATTGTACCAGGGAAAAACCCTGTATCCTCAGCCTTGCATCTGGCTCGTACAGTTGTACGGCGCGGCGAAAGAAGAATTGTGGAATATACCCACAAGGATCCGGATGTAAGACCGGAACTGGTGAAATTTGCCAACCGTCTTTCCGATCTGCTTTTCGTTCTCGCAAGAACTGAAGAATACAACGAAATGGTGAAAGAAGTCGTCAGACGAGTCGTTGAAAAAATAAAAATGGCTGAAGCGCCTTCAGAAGAAGCTCCTGAAGAAGAGAAAAAAAAAGACTTTTCACTTCTGACAACTGCTAAGAGAATGGGAGCAGCAGCAAGGGTTAAAGCAGAAGAAATGGGTGTGCCTATTGTTTTTTCCGTTGTTGATGCAGGTGGTAATTTAACGTATTTTGAAAGAATGGAAGATTCCTTGCTTGCCAGTATGGATATTTCAGTTAACAAGGCTTATACAGCCAATGCGTTGAAAATGTCTACCGATAAGGTTACTGATCTGGCAAAAGAAGATGGAGCACTCTTTGGAATTCAATTTACTAATGAAGGCCGTATTGTGACCTTCGGTGGTGGTTATCCACTCGTTGTTGAGGGAAAAGTTGTCGGCGGTATCGGCGTTAGCGGCGGTACAGCAGACCAGGATATGGCCATTGCACAAAGCGCATTAGCTATTTTATAA